A portion of the Cellulophaga algicola DSM 14237 genome contains these proteins:
- a CDS encoding OmpA family protein yields the protein MKHLSKLLVVALLFVGFNSIQAQDENNPWQVGFGVNAIDVYPTSDFVGSSFGNEYFNATDHWNILPSISYVSVSRFVGDGFSVGARGSLNRIDKLGDVSVDDLSHYALDGTIKYNILKNTVVDPFVEIGGGYTWIDEIGAGTANGGIGVNIWFTENIGLTLQTQYKHSFEDYLAPHMQHLAGLSIKFGGTDTDGDGIYDKDDACPEVAGLEAFNGCPDADGDGIEDSKDACPNEAGSKEMNGCPDADGDGVADKDDACPNEAGTAALKGCPDADGDGVADKDDECPAEAGPASNKGCPFLDKDGDGVLDKDDMCPDVAGTVANKGCPEVTAEVQKQLNDYARTILFDTGKSSIKAASTSVMVDIITILKEYPNAKFTVEGHTDSVGSAKLNQSLSESRALSVKEFLVEKGIEEFRLSAIGYGEEKPIASNSTRAGRTQNRRVEINLVK from the coding sequence ATGAAACATCTTAGCAAATTATTGGTTGTTGCCCTACTTTTTGTAGGATTTAACAGCATTCAAGCGCAAGACGAGAATAATCCATGGCAAGTTGGTTTTGGTGTAAACGCAATTGATGTTTATCCAACTAGTGACTTCGTAGGTAGTTCTTTTGGAAATGAATATTTCAACGCTACTGATCACTGGAATATCCTTCCTTCTATCTCTTATGTATCTGTATCTAGATTCGTAGGTGATGGTTTTTCTGTTGGAGCTAGAGGTTCTTTAAACAGAATTGACAAGTTAGGTGACGTATCTGTTGATGATTTATCTCACTACGCACTTGATGGTACTATTAAATACAACATTTTAAAAAATACAGTAGTTGATCCTTTCGTTGAAATCGGTGGTGGTTATACTTGGATTGATGAAATCGGAGCTGGTACAGCTAACGGTGGTATTGGTGTTAATATCTGGTTTACTGAGAACATCGGTTTAACTTTACAAACTCAATATAAGCATTCTTTCGAAGATTACTTAGCTCCTCACATGCAGCACTTAGCTGGTCTTAGCATCAAATTTGGTGGTACTGATACAGATGGTGATGGTATTTATGACAAAGATGATGCTTGTCCAGAAGTTGCTGGTTTAGAAGCTTTCAATGGTTGTCCTGATGCTGACGGTGATGGTATCGAAGACAGCAAAGATGCTTGTCCTAACGAAGCTGGTTCTAAAGAAATGAACGGTTGTCCTGATGCTGATGGCGATGGTGTTGCTGATAAAGATGATGCTTGTCCTAACGAAGCTGGTACTGCTGCCTTAAAAGGTTGTCCAGATGCTGATGGTGATGGTGTTGCTGATAAAGATGATGAATGTCCTGCTGAAGCTGGTCCTGCATCTAACAAAGGTTGTCCTTTCTTAGATAAAGACGGTGATGGTGTATTAGACAAAGATGATATGTGTCCAGATGTTGCTGGTACTGTAGCTAACAAAGGTTGTCCTGAAGTTACTGCTGAAGTTCAGAAACAATTGAATGATTATGCTAGAACTATCTTATTTGATACTGGTAAATCTTCTATCAAAGCTGCATCTACTTCTGTTATGGTTGACATTATTACAATCTTAAAAGAATATCCTAATGCTAAATTTACAGTAGAAGGTCATACTGATAGCGTTGGTTCTGCTAAATTGAACCAAAGTTTATCTGAGTCTCGTGCTCTTTCTGTAAAAGAATTTTTAGTAGAAAAAGGTATCGAAGAATTTAGATTATCTGCAATTGGTTACGGTGAAGAGAAGCCTATCGCTTCTAACAGTACAAGAGCTGGTAGAACTCAAAATAGAAGAGTTGAAATTAACTTAGTTAAATAA
- a CDS encoding PD-(D/E)XK nuclease family protein: MMQSFIEEVVQELTENGIDFTETIFILPSKRAGTFLKNTISKNLQKTIFAPEIYSIESFIELISELNYASSTEQLFTLYKSYLATSTEKDKDSFLSFSKWGQTVLQDFNEIDRYLVDTKAIFSHLSAIQELNTYFQEEPTQMIADYVKFWNNLEALYTNFNQTLLEKNLASQGYAYRTANTLIDDYIHKTLDKKFVFIGFNALNKAEENIIQQILEKSNAHIYWDIDTYFLNDTLHDASLFIRQHKKNWNYFKEHSLKGISENFDSKKNIQLIGVPKNVSQAKYVGNLLEKIHDSQPALLKQTAIVLGDENLLNPILNAIPEKIERINITMGYPIHKTPLAVLFNLYFELWLTKESNGWFYQHLLNLLAHPYIQIYLQTDKTNNASAIANKIKTRNWIFVKTKQLAQAAPELKELTTILFNDTALTPKNFIRRSLAIIAVLKQKFQDSGSHLELEYLYRFHTLFNQLELMVNEHSFITDIKSLQSLYKELIGTETLDFQGEPLQGTQIMGMLESRNLDFETVIITSVNEGILPSGKSNNSFIPFDLKKIYGLPTYKEKDAVYTYHFYRLLQRAKNVYIVYNTEPHVLEGNEKSRLIKQLLTDDNLSENIKEITGSAAVVSANIPLERIEKSADLIEQLKVLSEKGFSPTSLSNYVRNPIDFYKKSILRINDINEVEESLAANTFGTIVHDTLEDLYQPFVGAYLVKESLENLLPKIEGTVQHNFAKTYADGDITRGKNLIAYTVILRYIENFIKLELKEIQQHKIKIISLEQMLNVELEIPGISHKIRLRGKLDRVDEIDGATRIIDYKTGKVESRNVKITAWNDLIENYDKSKAFQLLCYAIMIDKVKPIETIKAGIISFKNLNSGTLYFSEKRTEEINKSTLLEFKNVLDTLIQEIFNPDIPFIEKEV; the protein is encoded by the coding sequence ATGATGCAAAGTTTCATAGAAGAAGTAGTTCAAGAATTAACAGAAAACGGTATAGATTTTACCGAAACCATTTTTATTCTCCCAAGTAAAAGAGCTGGTACTTTTTTAAAAAATACGATTTCTAAAAATTTACAAAAAACAATATTTGCTCCAGAAATCTATAGTATTGAAAGCTTTATTGAATTAATATCAGAACTTAATTACGCTTCAAGCACAGAGCAACTCTTTACCCTGTACAAGTCATACCTAGCAACAAGTACTGAAAAAGATAAAGACAGTTTTTTAAGCTTCTCTAAATGGGGACAGACAGTATTACAAGATTTTAATGAAATAGACCGTTACTTGGTAGATACCAAGGCTATATTCTCTCATTTGTCTGCTATACAAGAGTTAAACACCTATTTTCAAGAAGAACCTACCCAGATGATTGCAGATTATGTAAAATTCTGGAACAACCTAGAGGCGCTCTACACTAATTTTAATCAGACACTCCTGGAAAAAAACTTAGCTTCACAAGGTTATGCCTACCGTACCGCTAATACATTAATAGATGATTATATTCATAAAACATTAGACAAAAAATTTGTTTTTATTGGTTTTAACGCCTTAAATAAAGCAGAGGAAAATATCATTCAACAAATACTGGAAAAATCTAATGCCCATATTTATTGGGATATAGACACCTATTTTTTAAACGATACCTTACATGATGCTAGTCTTTTTATACGTCAACATAAAAAAAATTGGAATTATTTTAAAGAACATTCTTTGAAGGGAATCAGCGAAAACTTTGATTCTAAAAAAAACATCCAACTTATAGGAGTACCTAAAAATGTATCCCAAGCTAAATACGTTGGAAATTTATTAGAAAAAATTCACGATTCTCAACCAGCTTTATTAAAACAAACCGCAATAGTTCTCGGAGATGAAAACCTATTGAACCCAATACTAAATGCAATACCTGAAAAAATAGAACGTATCAATATTACCATGGGGTATCCTATTCATAAAACTCCATTAGCTGTTTTATTCAATTTATACTTTGAGTTGTGGCTCACAAAGGAATCTAATGGGTGGTTTTACCAGCATTTATTAAATCTTCTTGCACACCCATATATTCAAATTTACCTACAAACAGACAAAACCAACAATGCGAGTGCAATAGCAAATAAAATAAAAACTAGAAACTGGATATTTGTAAAAACAAAACAATTAGCGCAAGCAGCACCAGAACTAAAGGAGTTAACCACTATATTATTTAATGATACTGCGCTAACCCCCAAAAATTTTATTCGCAGAAGTTTAGCTATTATCGCTGTCCTAAAACAAAAATTTCAAGATTCTGGTAGTCATTTAGAATTAGAATATTTGTACCGTTTTCATACCCTCTTCAATCAATTAGAGTTAATGGTGAATGAGCATTCTTTTATTACAGATATTAAATCATTGCAATCACTCTATAAGGAATTAATAGGAACTGAAACCTTAGATTTCCAAGGAGAACCGCTACAAGGAACACAGATTATGGGAATGCTAGAAAGTAGAAATCTAGATTTTGAAACCGTAATCATTACCTCTGTAAATGAAGGAATTTTACCATCAGGAAAGTCGAATAATTCTTTTATCCCATTCGACTTAAAAAAGATCTACGGTTTACCTACTTATAAAGAAAAAGATGCTGTGTACACTTATCACTTCTATAGACTTTTGCAACGTGCCAAGAATGTATATATCGTATACAATACAGAACCTCATGTCCTTGAAGGAAATGAAAAAAGCAGGCTAATTAAGCAATTACTCACAGACGATAACCTCTCCGAAAATATAAAAGAAATTACAGGATCTGCGGCTGTTGTTTCCGCTAATATACCGCTTGAACGTATAGAAAAAAGTGCAGATCTTATTGAACAATTAAAAGTACTGTCTGAAAAAGGCTTCTCGCCTACTTCATTATCTAACTATGTACGCAACCCTATAGATTTTTACAAAAAAAGTATTCTAAGGATTAATGATATCAATGAAGTTGAAGAAAGCTTAGCGGCAAATACATTTGGGACCATCGTTCATGATACTTTAGAAGATTTATATCAACCTTTTGTTGGTGCATATTTAGTAAAAGAATCCCTTGAAAATTTACTGCCTAAGATTGAAGGAACTGTACAGCATAATTTTGCAAAAACCTATGCCGACGGAGATATAACTCGAGGGAAAAATTTAATAGCTTACACTGTAATCTTACGGTATATAGAAAACTTTATAAAATTAGAATTGAAAGAGATTCAGCAGCATAAAATAAAGATCATTTCTTTAGAACAAATGCTAAATGTAGAACTTGAAATACCAGGAATCTCACATAAAATTAGATTAAGAGGTAAATTAGATCGTGTCGATGAGATAGACGGTGCAACTAGAATTATAGATTACAAAACTGGAAAAGTGGAATCTAGAAACGTAAAAATAACCGCGTGGAATGACTTAATTGAAAATTACGATAAAAGCAAAGCTTTTCAATTGTTATGTTATGCTATTATGATTGATAAAGTAAAACCTATCGAAACTATAAAAGCTGGAATTATTTCTTTCAAGAATTTAAATAGTGGAACCTTATACTTTTCTGAAAAAAGAACAGAAGAGATAAATAAAAGCACGCTTTTAGAATTTAAAAACGTGCTTGATACTTTAATTCAGGAAATTTTTAATCCTGATATCCCTTTTATTGAAAAAGAAGTCTAG
- a CDS encoding SDR family oxidoreductase: MDLKDKVVYITGGSKGIGYGTAKVLIAAGMKVAISGRTLKSVEDAAKSLGKESHVLALESDVTKLIDEEKAIATILGKWGQLDVVLANAGVGNFAPIDKMTEEEWHQMINTNLNGVFHTLKASVEALKKSEGYYITLASLAGTNFFANGAGYNATKFGVVGFTQAVMLDLRQYGIKVSTIMPGSVASQFNNHVPSKDDAWKIQPEDIGELVLDVLKMNPRTLPSKIEVRPTRPDLK; encoded by the coding sequence ATGGATTTAAAAGATAAAGTAGTTTATATAACAGGAGGTTCAAAAGGTATTGGTTATGGTACGGCAAAAGTATTAATAGCAGCCGGAATGAAAGTTGCTATTAGTGGTAGAACCCTAAAATCAGTAGAAGATGCAGCTAAAAGCTTAGGAAAAGAGAGTCATGTTTTGGCATTAGAGTCTGATGTTACAAAATTAATAGATGAAGAGAAAGCCATTGCTACTATTCTTGGTAAATGGGGACAATTAGATGTTGTTTTAGCAAATGCAGGAGTTGGTAATTTTGCTCCTATAGATAAAATGACGGAAGAAGAGTGGCATCAAATGATCAATACAAATTTAAATGGTGTTTTTCATACCTTAAAAGCATCAGTAGAAGCCCTTAAAAAATCTGAAGGCTATTATATAACCTTGGCTAGTTTAGCGGGAACAAACTTTTTTGCGAATGGGGCTGGGTATAATGCTACTAAATTTGGTGTTGTTGGTTTTACTCAAGCAGTAATGTTAGATTTAAGACAGTATGGCATCAAAGTTTCTACCATAATGCCGGGATCTGTAGCTTCGCAATTTAATAATCATGTGCCTTCAAAAGATGATGCATGGAAAATACAACCAGAAGATATTGGAGAGCTTGTTTTAGATGTTCTAAAAATGAATCCAAGAACATTACCTAGTAAAATTGAAGTACGCCCAACACGACCTGATTTAAAGTAA
- a CDS encoding phosphatidylinositol-specific phospholipase C1-like protein produces MRFIYLFLFFIATASVTAQPSCKKINQVQVIGSHNSYKQAIQPKLYKFLENRDTTGSLSGLQYTHVSIPKQLDLGLRNLEIDVHADSKGGSYTNPKGLSVASDSEVYDKDGKMNTAGFKVFHIIDIDFRTSVYTLKDCMLALRKWSNEHPKHTTVFITLEPKDKDMSVFGTKAEEFTAELFEALDTEIITYLGRDKIITPDMVRGEYSTLEQAVLNHNWPSIENGKGKFLFILDDNDNKKKLYKNEHPNLKGRVAFVNDVEGSPEAGVMIINDPNTILIPKLVKKGYIVRTRADAGTKQARVNDYSNFEAAKKSGAQIITTDYYLPSTMFKSSYQVKFADDVYERKNPVTGLEE; encoded by the coding sequence ATGAGATTTATCTACTTATTTTTATTTTTTATAGCTACGGCTAGCGTTACTGCTCAACCTTCATGTAAAAAAATTAACCAAGTTCAGGTTATAGGTTCACATAATAGCTATAAGCAAGCTATACAACCTAAGCTGTATAAGTTTTTAGAAAATAGAGATACTACAGGCTCTTTATCAGGTTTGCAGTACACGCATGTTAGTATCCCTAAACAGTTAGATTTAGGACTTCGTAATTTAGAGATTGATGTTCATGCCGATTCAAAAGGCGGTAGTTACACAAACCCCAAAGGTCTTTCTGTAGCTTCTGATTCGGAGGTCTATGATAAGGATGGTAAAATGAATACTGCTGGTTTTAAAGTTTTTCATATCATTGATATTGATTTTAGAACCTCAGTTTATACGCTAAAAGATTGCATGTTGGCACTACGTAAGTGGTCCAATGAGCATCCAAAACATACCACTGTATTTATCACCTTAGAGCCAAAAGATAAGGATATGTCTGTTTTTGGTACAAAAGCAGAAGAATTCACAGCGGAACTCTTTGAAGCTTTAGATACGGAAATAATTACTTATTTAGGGCGAGATAAGATCATAACTCCAGATATGGTGCGAGGAGAGTATAGCACATTAGAGCAAGCAGTTCTTAATCATAATTGGCCTAGTATTGAAAATGGAAAAGGAAAGTTTCTTTTTATTCTAGATGATAATGATAACAAAAAGAAACTATATAAAAATGAGCATCCAAATTTAAAAGGGAGAGTAGCATTTGTTAATGATGTAGAAGGGAGTCCTGAAGCGGGAGTAATGATTATAAACGACCCGAATACTATTTTAATACCAAAGTTGGTTAAAAAAGGATATATCGTTAGGACCAGAGCAGATGCCGGTACTAAACAGGCTAGAGTTAATGATTATTCAAATTTTGAAGCTGCTAAAAAATCTGGAGCACAAATTATTACTACAGATTATTACTTACCTAGCACCATGTTTAAATCTTCGTACCAAGTCAAGTTTGCAGATGATGTTTATGAAAGGAAGAACCCTGTTACTGGTCTAGAGGAATAA
- a CDS encoding sigma-70 family RNA polymerase sigma factor, translating into MKTTQEFEKIYSNYWEKLYAFAFKMTGDSNLSKNIIQDVFTNLWERKSEIEIISIESFLFRAVKNHILKSYREQKFNTSEIDDTIEKLIEDTPDYSDIDFIAYLNPLLDKLPEKRREILLMNKLQEMNIEQIAEELQLSKQTVKNQLSSALSQIRLELTQLSWLLSALITTSFLLNVCLKIS; encoded by the coding sequence ATGAAAACGACCCAAGAATTTGAAAAAATATATTCTAATTACTGGGAAAAGCTTTACGCTTTCGCTTTCAAAATGACTGGCGACAGTAACTTATCAAAAAATATTATTCAAGACGTTTTTACAAATTTGTGGGAACGAAAAAGTGAAATTGAAATTATTTCCATTGAAAGCTTTTTATTTAGAGCCGTAAAAAATCATATTCTAAAATCATACCGCGAGCAGAAATTTAACACTTCTGAAATTGATGATACTATAGAAAAGCTTATTGAAGATACTCCAGATTATTCTGACATAGACTTTATAGCGTATCTAAATCCTTTATTAGACAAACTCCCTGAAAAAAGAAGAGAAATTCTTCTAATGAATAAGCTACAAGAGATGAACATTGAGCAAATTGCAGAAGAACTTCAATTGTCTAAACAGACGGTGAAAAATCAATTATCTTCTGCTCTAAGTCAAATTCGTTTAGAACTAACCCAATTATCTTGGCTATTATCAGCGTTAATTACCACTTCTTTTTTACTTAATGTTTGCTTAAAGATTTCGTAA
- a CDS encoding FecR family protein: MLSESKSILKKLLAKSIRNNTSASEDKLLQNLLKKVYHKTSWDEKTMGDKHKIKNEIRSKIDLKPVKVLNLSVIKYAAAIISIVTLVFLFHHRNSTPKMLVTTTERVLDSVLLQDGSLVYLAPNSSLEYPETFKGKERNVKLLKGNAFFEVTKDPKHPFIIHSGQVKTKVLGTSFHIRLAEKSCRVSVVTGKVEVNYKNSTENLIPGEEAHTNGKLLKKETTPTIMAYNWYTQDVSLKEVKLREVLHLMHLKYGVTNTINSSKINDLKLTLFIGKKAAVEEILNQINYITNLNLSYENEIITQDSK, translated from the coding sequence ATGCTGTCTGAATCAAAATCTATTCTCAAAAAGTTACTTGCCAAAAGTATTCGTAACAATACGAGTGCCTCTGAAGATAAGTTACTTCAAAACCTCCTTAAAAAAGTCTACCATAAAACTAGTTGGGATGAAAAAACCATGGGAGATAAGCACAAAATAAAAAATGAGATAAGATCTAAAATAGATTTAAAACCTGTAAAAGTTTTAAACTTAAGCGTTATAAAATATGCAGCTGCAATAATCAGTATAGTTACGTTAGTTTTTCTTTTTCACCATAGAAATTCTACTCCGAAAATGTTAGTTACGACAACAGAGCGTGTTCTAGACTCCGTTTTATTACAAGATGGTTCATTAGTGTATTTAGCACCAAACTCAAGTTTGGAATATCCTGAAACATTTAAAGGCAAAGAACGGAATGTAAAGCTTCTTAAAGGAAATGCATTTTTTGAGGTTACTAAAGATCCTAAACATCCTTTCATTATACATTCTGGCCAAGTAAAAACTAAGGTACTAGGAACTTCATTTCATATACGCTTAGCCGAAAAAAGCTGTCGCGTATCTGTTGTTACAGGAAAAGTAGAGGTGAATTATAAAAATAGTACAGAAAATTTAATTCCAGGAGAGGAAGCTCATACCAATGGAAAGCTCCTAAAGAAAGAAACCACTCCTACTATTATGGCCTATAACTGGTACACCCAAGATGTAAGCCTAAAAGAAGTAAAACTCAGAGAGGTATTGCATTTAATGCATCTAAAATATGGAGTTACAAATACGATAAATAGCAGCAAAATAAATGACTTAAAACTCACGCTATTTATTGGCAAAAAAGCAGCAGTTGAAGAAATTTTAAATCAAATAAATTATATAACCAATTTAAACCTGAGCTATGAAAATGAAATAATTACACAGGATTCAAAATAA
- a CDS encoding TonB-dependent receptor — MYFKNIPFKLKTILFLVLSSFFVQVGHANEIFNNQNTITVNYTNTDLITLLNEVSSQSSYNFSYGEDIIEDSKKYTVAYHNTSLEDALKDLATKASFSYHIANNVILIKKNTPKVSPVVLQQTITGLVLDEHNAPLPGASVQVKGTSNGVVTNFDGEFSITTALKSILKISYIGYKTKEVTVSSTYIKAQLAPDAAELNEVVVVGYGSQTKADVTGAVTQLKESSFRQGINTSPDGLLQGKVAGVRVVNTSGEPGAGVNVSIRGVGSIRSGSSPLFVIDGVPLTNDDVSPSGSNVGFGSSSAKNPLNFLNTSDIESINVLKDASASAIYGARGSNGVVIITTKKGKTGKASLTLDTYLGMSTVANKMDLLNADEYRGAITDPAFDHGGTTDWQDEIYRTAITKSNVLSYSKANESGNYYVSLGNMEQEGIVTNSEFSRTSGRINVAESFLDDKRLKVKVNLTASETVDNGVPTSDDGGSNGQLIIHTLMANPTRSVFDENGAYTNFNMNAHYNPAYLLSIYEDETRTLRILGNIEASLRLFKGLEYKLNYGVDRTIAERNTTIYPNLTDLNPLGLYVQDNLESKSTLLEHYLTYNLLAGEKHKLEVLGGFSYQKFERSGTSFNLDNIPEKDNGVKPVYSPTSNNSQINTAGFAQENELQSYFGRFNYSYDGKYLLTASMRADGSTRFGDNSKYGYFPSFALGWNISEEDFLLDSPVESLKLRASWGQTGNQEVQNKITQASYALSGADGYYLYGNDALVNGISVLRTPNPDLKWEVVEQYNIGLDFSVWNRKLYGSLDYFQKTTTDAILNIPSQVLSPTDNIWVNIDGEIVNSGLEFMVGSNLISTSNFSWDVDVNGATLKNEIKNLPVSEILSGSISGPGQSGVLANIYKSGYAAGSFYLLEHIGFDEDGFDIFNDTNNDGNITADDRIIIEGALPKFTYGFNSQMKYKNFDFSFSLIGQSGGYLVNNTGLNALNINNLASDRNISTAYYETGANPANSPQLSTFYLEKSDFIRLNTARLGYNLQLNNVNWLEGINLYVTGQNLLTISNYSGYDPLINSPKSSGGNQSLGIDYSSYPGSRTFILGAIFKL, encoded by the coding sequence ATGTATTTTAAAAATATTCCTTTTAAATTAAAAACGATACTTTTTTTAGTATTAAGTTCATTTTTTGTTCAAGTAGGACACGCTAATGAAATCTTTAATAACCAGAATACAATTACCGTTAATTACACAAATACGGACTTAATTACACTCTTAAATGAAGTAAGCTCTCAATCTTCCTACAACTTTAGTTATGGTGAAGATATCATAGAAGATTCTAAAAAATACACTGTTGCTTACCACAATACTTCTTTAGAAGATGCGCTAAAAGATTTAGCCACAAAGGCTAGTTTTTCTTATCATATTGCAAACAATGTAATTCTTATAAAAAAGAATACTCCAAAAGTGTCTCCTGTTGTTTTACAACAAACGATAACGGGTCTTGTTTTAGATGAACACAACGCTCCGTTACCTGGTGCAAGTGTTCAGGTAAAAGGTACATCTAATGGTGTTGTTACCAATTTCGATGGAGAATTCAGTATAACAACAGCGCTTAAAAGCATTTTAAAAATATCTTATATCGGGTATAAAACAAAAGAAGTAACTGTTTCTAGTACATACATTAAAGCACAATTAGCTCCAGATGCAGCAGAACTTAATGAGGTTGTTGTTGTTGGTTATGGTAGCCAAACTAAAGCAGATGTTACGGGTGCTGTAACCCAATTAAAAGAATCTAGCTTCAGGCAAGGAATAAATACTTCTCCTGATGGTCTATTACAAGGTAAAGTTGCAGGAGTACGTGTTGTTAATACAAGCGGAGAACCTGGTGCCGGTGTTAATGTGAGTATTCGTGGCGTTGGATCTATCCGTAGTGGCAGCAGTCCTTTATTTGTTATAGACGGTGTACCATTAACTAATGATGACGTGAGTCCGTCTGGCTCTAATGTAGGATTTGGATCATCTAGTGCAAAAAACCCTTTAAACTTCCTAAATACAAGCGATATAGAATCTATCAATGTTTTAAAAGATGCATCGGCTTCAGCTATTTATGGGGCTAGAGGTTCAAATGGAGTTGTGATCATTACCACAAAAAAAGGAAAAACAGGAAAGGCATCATTGACACTTGACACTTATTTAGGAATGTCTACAGTAGCCAATAAAATGGATCTTTTAAATGCAGACGAATATAGAGGCGCTATAACAGATCCTGCTTTTGATCATGGCGGCACTACAGATTGGCAGGATGAAATTTATAGAACGGCCATTACAAAAAGTAATGTACTGTCTTATTCCAAAGCAAATGAGAGTGGAAACTACTATGTATCCTTAGGAAATATGGAACAAGAAGGTATTGTTACTAATAGTGAGTTTAGTAGAACTTCTGGGAGAATAAATGTAGCGGAAAGTTTCTTAGACGATAAGCGATTAAAAGTAAAAGTAAACCTTACTGCTAGTGAAACTGTAGACAATGGAGTACCCACTAGTGATGATGGTGGTTCTAACGGACAGTTAATCATTCATACCTTGATGGCAAACCCTACCCGATCTGTATTTGATGAAAATGGAGCGTACACCAATTTTAATATGAATGCTCATTACAATCCTGCATACCTATTAAGCATTTATGAAGACGAAACACGAACACTACGTATTCTTGGAAATATAGAGGCTTCATTAAGGCTTTTCAAAGGTTTAGAATATAAATTAAATTACGGAGTAGACCGGACAATTGCAGAACGCAACACCACAATCTATCCTAACCTTACAGATTTAAACCCTCTAGGCCTCTATGTTCAAGACAATTTAGAATCCAAAAGCACTTTACTAGAACACTATTTAACCTACAACTTACTGGCAGGAGAAAAACATAAATTAGAGGTATTAGGCGGATTTTCATATCAGAAATTTGAACGTTCAGGAACCAGTTTTAATTTAGATAACATTCCAGAGAAGGATAATGGCGTAAAACCGGTGTACAGTCCAACATCTAACAATTCTCAAATTAATACTGCTGGTTTTGCTCAAGAGAATGAATTGCAGTCTTACTTCGGGAGATTCAATTACTCTTATGATGGAAAATACCTATTAACAGCTTCTATGCGTGCCGATGGTTCTACACGATTTGGTGACAACAGCAAATACGGATACTTCCCCTCTTTTGCTTTAGGATGGAATATTTCTGAAGAAGATTTCTTATTAGATAGTCCTGTAGAGAGTTTAAAATTAAGAGCGAGTTGGGGTCAAACGGGAAACCAAGAAGTGCAGAATAAAATTACACAAGCTAGTTATGCATTGTCTGGAGCAGACGGATATTATTTATACGGAAATGATGCCCTTGTTAATGGCATCTCTGTATTAAGAACACCTAACCCTGATCTTAAGTGGGAAGTAGTTGAACAGTACAATATTGGTTTAGATTTTAGCGTATGGAATAGAAAATTATATGGTTCCCTAGATTATTTTCAAAAAACCACAACCGATGCTATCCTAAACATCCCTTCACAAGTATTGAGTCCAACAGATAATATTTGGGTAAACATAGACGGAGAGATTGTAAATTCTGGTTTAGAATTCATGGTGGGTTCTAACCTTATCTCTACCTCAAATTTTAGTTGGGATGTAGATGTTAATGGAGCCACGCTAAAAAATGAAATTAAAAACTTACCCGTATCAGAAATCCTATCTGGTTCTATTTCTGGACCTGGTCAATCGGGGGTTTTAGCCAATATTTACAAGAGTGGTTATGCAGCAGGTTCTTTCTATTTATTAGAGCATATTGGTTTTGATGAAGACGGATTTGATATTTTTAACGATACGAATAATGATGGAAATATTACTGCCGATGATCGTATTATTATTGAAGGAGCTTTACCAAAATTTACCTACGGATTTAATAGTCAGATGAAATATAAGAACTTCGATTTTTCTTTTTCTCTAATTGGACAATCAGGAGGATATTTGGTAAACAACACTGGTTTAAACGCGTTAAACATTAACAACTTGGCGTCAGACAGAAATATTTCAACAGCCTATTACGAAACTGGAGCAAACCCAGCAAACTCTCCTCAATTATCAACATTCTACTTAGAAAAATCTGATTTCATTAGGCTGAATACTGCTCGTTTAGGCTACAACTTACAATTGAATAATGTGAATTGGTTAGAAGGTATTAACCTATATGTTACAGGTCAGAATCTATTAACCATATCAAACTATTCAGGGTATGACCCACTAATTAATAGTCCAAAATCTAGTGGTGGAAATCAATCTTTAGGCATTGATTACTCCAGTTACCCGGGTTCTCGAACATTTATTTTAGGTGCAATTTTTAAATTATAA